In Kazachstania africana CBS 2517 chromosome 11, complete genome, the DNA window GAAAATCCTGTCGTGTTTAAAACGTAAAAGATATAGTATAATGAGTAAAGCTCCATATACCATGCACAACTACTGGATATTTGGAATGATCTCCATCTCCATGAATTTTCTAGGCTGGATCTAGATGAATGCATCATAATGTAAGCTGAAATTATGGCAAtttcaacaacaacaatacATAGTATTATAATGTTAGCAAACAGAAACCAGCGAAGATAGTAAAATGATGCTTTTTCAAGCCAGACAAATTTGTAAACATGTTGTAACTCAACATATattatgaaaaatggaaacAATCCACCAATGGAGGCTAATAGCCCGGAAAATGGATCATCAAAGattgatttgattgttCTAGCTAAATTGCTGTTAGTGACTGCCAATTTTTGCTGTGCAGGAGATGAGAATGCTCGTAAGGTCCTTTTTTGGCATATATCAGATGCATATGAGCCACCTAGTAAACTTAAGGGAATGCAAACTATAAAATAGATTGAAATGAGGAACAAAATCGTTTTTAATGGTAAAGCACGCGAAGAACCATGTGCCCATACAATGttgttcaaaaatatcGTTATTATCATAATGACTGCCGGTAATAATGAACCACAGCACATGGCAAAAAGTGGACTGTAATGTAACCTTTTCAGTGAACCTTTGTACAtggttttatttttttgcattATCAAACAAGTACCCACGAAGGAAGCCATAAATCCACctaaaacaaaaaataatagcaCCAAAGTTAGCACTGAATTTCTTATATTGTCGAATTTTTGTAGTGAACATGAAATAGCTAAAGATCCTAGCAAAGTAAAAGCAAAATGGACACCAAAAGAAACAAGCacaattaaaaaattgaaatgaaTGGTTCTATCATTACGGAGCCATTTTCTTGCGATAACGTCCATGGAGCCCTTTTTCGACTCAATTGCACTGTTTTCATTCTTATTCTTCTTGGAGATTCTGAGAAAAATGACACTTACGATCATCGATATAAAGAGGGCCAGTCCACTTGAATTTGCAAGCAAAATCCAACGAAATTTATCTGttatttcttttgagaGTTCGCCACtatttgagaaaaaacTGTACCGATCTTTCCATTCTacatcaaattcttctctCCAATACACTGAGTAAGTGAATGGGATGTATGTAActtcctcatcatcattagCAACTAGCTCAAATTGTTCGTAGTTTCTTGAAGCACCAGGGCAATGATAATCTGAAACAGATTTTGGATAAACTTCTAAACCTACTATTGTGAAATGTTCGTCATCAATGGCATGATATCTAATAACAAGCATGACATGGTTATTAAGATATGCCGTCTCAGTGTCTGGATCAACAAACCCTAGGGAAAACCCTGGAATGTAgtattttctgttttcaGAGGTCGAGATGAACGTCGTAGAGGCAGGTAAATCATTGTCAATGGACCATTGTACAATATAGTCTTTCTTAACCAAATTTATAGCTTTCTGGATGCCTTCTGGCGTTGTTTTTCGTGCACATAATACGGCACAATCATTATCCTTACCGAAAGTTAGACTATAATCACTTTGCCACTTACGATCACCACGCAAAATTTCAGTTAGAGACATATGCAGTGGTTTTCTTTGGTTTGTTGGAGGGCAAATGAACGGCAGATCATAATATCCATACGGGAGTTTTGTAAGATCTGATTCGATTTTATTGACGATCAATTCGACATCGTCGCcttttctatatatatttggaGTTAGCCGGTTAGCATCGTGTCGTTGTATTATCGGTATGTGGCCATATATTATTGTGGAAATCGTCACAATCAgtaaaaagaatataatgaaagtTGTAGGTCTCAATCTCATATCAGTTCGCTATATCTAGAGGCATGAAAATGTTATGGtacaaatttttatttaataaaCTCCGCTAATAGTAAATTTGGCTGAGTAATCCCTGGCaattaatatttaaataatcACTATGTATAAAATTGCAAAGCGAGTATCAACAGCGGTTTCTATTTGAACAAGGTATTCTATAAGTTGAGATGTTTTACCTACTTATAGAAGACTATTTTTTTGACAGCTTcgaatcattgaaaaaaaaaaatctgatTCTTTATGTTCCCTTCCATCGActgctattttttttcaaaaagcGTCGTCTCGTAATCATGCTATATTTAATCATGCATCtatcatgaaaaaaaactaTGAAtacattttatttatattactATTACAACTTGCTTATATGTATATTGCTTACTTATTTCTGGAGACTAAAAGTATGTTCTGTATTGCTGCGATCCAGAGGTCTATGAAATCATTCTATATCTTTTCTCCAGTGTATTTTAGGTCTGGGCCTAGATGATCATCTTTTCCTAATTTCTTCGACTTCTCTCCTACTCGACTGCTATTATGACGGGCTACTCCAGGTGAGAGAATACCTGAAGCTAACAAATATGGGCTTGAAAACCCATTGCTTCCTGTAGTTGAGCTGGTAGTTAGTGTAGTATTGACATTGGAAGTACCTTCCACAAGGGATGACTGGCCTGTACTACTTTGATGGTCATCTTCACTATGTTCGCGATCTGTAGcagtttttttcttcttttgtcCCTCGTCCCAAAGGAACATATCTTCGTCATGTGCCTCTAGAAGCCGTTGTTCCTCTCTCTTCTTATTTTCCTCTCGAGCTTCTACTAGCATCTCCTTTGCTCTACTTAGAGAGACGGTTGGCGTTGTGTATGAACTGATCACAGGTACAGTGgtatcaatatcaatggTGGTCTTTATCAAAGTTGCCATCCATCCTCTCATCTCGTCTTTGGTATCAACAGCAAAATAATGAACACGAGGTTGCGTGAACGTCAACCCTTTCCTTGAGCCAGGTTGAGGTGGGatcaatttgaaacaatAACGACCTTTACCTGTACTTGCGGCATATAATGACACtaatttatcatcttccTTGGCTGGCACCACCCTATGGGCAGTGATATCGATTAAACCACGTTCTCTTGTATCTGTAGTGTTTGCAAAATACGATAGTCTAGTACCATGTAACGTAAAGAACCTTGTCTTCCAAGAACTCATTGGGTTACCACCTTTCTTACTCATCCAACCGGAGTAATCGGCAGTTTTCATGGCATCTTTTACAGAAATGTGTCTTATTCCCTCCATAAAAGCCGAAGTTTGTTGCTTTCTTAAAGGTTGTCTTGTAGTCATGGCGCGTAAAGTCTTATCTTTAACAGCTTCACTAACAGAACGTTTActtttatcttcttcaagtattttctttgctAAATCAACTTGTTGTGGATCTTTAGCACTGACAGATCTTCTTTTGGAGTTATCTTGCTTatcactttttttcttattctttAAATGCCTTGGAGTAGTAGATGTTCCATCATGTTTAGCAGTCTTCGGCGTAGAACGTACTGCATTCTCAGTGAATTCTCTTCTAAACGGACTTGTAATGAACGaactcttctttttcttacTGACTGAGTTGGTTGTCGTCACTTTTTGATCGGTACTTGTCTTATCATTAGTTTTTGAGAAATAAGATAGCATCGAGGAGCTTCTCTTAGGCTCTTTTCCTTCAGCTACTTCTAAATTATTACTTGCATAATGATCTGTTGATTCCTGTATTGAGCTGCTTGCATATATACTTGATGTGGGTCTATCTTGCTCGGCATCGTTATCTGAATCATTGGCAGTATGGTAGGAAGCATTTTCAGCACTATTAGTATGGCCACTATGAAGAATCGAATCTCGATTATTCGCCTTATCATTAAAACTTTTCCTATTTGGGGCCagatttttaaaagaagtATCATCTGAATCTGAATCTGAATCTGGTGTTAAATTCTTTATGGCGCTAGAAAAACGTTCACTACCGCCGAACATAGGGGATTTGGGTGGTTGTACAGGGCTTGGGTATGCAGGTGGCTTTGGAGCCTGTCTAGGGGAAGCAAACATATCATAGTTAATTTCACTTTTCTCTAAGGGCGATTCCAACTGTTGGTCGCCGAACTTTCTTGCAGCTTTTCCATTTATTAGCAAAGACGTTGGTCTTTGCCTTATTATTCTTTCAGTTTCACTTGGTTTCTGAAGTGGCAAATCATCCATGCTTTGGGATTTTTTCCTGGCATGTTGCTTATAGGAAGGTTCGTTTAAATGTGCCGGTGGCATTAATACACTAGATCTGTTTTGTATGCCGGTTGTTGATACTGCAAGCTCCTTCagactttcaatttctttgaacaTTTCAAACCTTGTACCAAATGAAGTAACATCTAATTCCTTTAAGTGGGACAATTCTAATTCCAATAAAATCTTCCCTGAAATTTTATGTAGTCTGAACTTGGATGCAGAATGTGAATCGAATCCacaatttaaaaaataagtAGTTACCTGTTCAGGGCTCCAATCTTCCACGTACACTGGATTTAGATCACCTGCACTCATTTTACTAGAAGAATTTATCGTGACGTCAGATCTATTATTGGCTGTAACATCTAAACCAGTAGtagatgataaatttgtaTCATGTGCAGCATCATCAGAAGTGTAGCCTTCTTTATGACCGATGGATTCATTACTTTCGAACTTGAATTCTTCTAGGGCTTTGTCAATATCATGCATTGTATTTTTTACTGAGATGATTCTTTCTAAAGGATTTTTACCTTCAAACGATATGGAAGCTGCTGTTTCCAAAGGTTGTGGGGTGGGGAGTTCGCTGGATGGGGCATCAACTGAGTATGACGACAAGTTTCCCGCCTCCATTCCAAGAGGACTGTAAACTCTCTTTGAGGACTTCGCCCTCATAAGAGTAGGCTTTCTCTCCGTACTGATAACCTGCGTAAAAACGACTGGGTATAAACCCTCCTCTTTGGTCCTTAAATTACGGCCAAAGTACCAGCCATCGTTATATTCCTCATCATCGGTCAAAACCTGAATCTTATCGCCAGGCCTCATGTCTAATTCATCCTccattcttttgaaatattcatttataCAGATATACATTGGAAAAATCTTTGGGGCATCAGAGCTTGTTGAGCTTAGTTGGGAGTCCCCTGAACGATCAGTGGGAGGGGCCAAGTTAGTGTCTAACTTAGATAGCATTGAAGTTAGTTTTTCACTCATGGTTAATGACTTCTAATTCTCAgctaaagaaaaaaaaaatcaatgaaCTAACTAATCGTAATATCCTACTAGCTTGGTTTATTCACTTTTTCCTAATGTTGGGTAATCAACTATTAACTTGAACAGCTAACGGATTCgtcttgtttttttttctttaccTTCGGTATTTGGTTTACTCTTTggtctttttttctttttctcaCGGCAGTGATCCTTCAATGTATTGCGCCGAACCGTCAAGTAGAGCATTGCTCGTTAATGGAAACTGACAGCGAAGTCATCTGCTAATTCTCAGCTCTGTTAGTGCCAGCCATTCTAGTAGTAGACCAGATGAGTTTGGATTCGAGTGGGTGGCTATGTTGAGTGTCAAGTGTCTTGAGGTGAGGGTATCCTGGTGCATGTCGAGTTATCTTATGGAGAATGTTCCGTACAAATGAGTTACTATATTGATTATTAAAAATCTTGTGACGTTGAAGGAATGAGCATATTACGTTTAgtatctttttctttttactGTACTACAAAAAAGCACTATATAGCGGGAATATATGtatcattttgaaaagtgtCTCTCATTTATCATGTTCAGTCACATAGTTCATTTCGCGTTCAGCCATTTTTAGGGCACACGATCTGACATTTGATACCAAGTTCTCGTAATCACGATTAAACTTTGTAGGGAAAATAGTAGATGTCTGACAATGGCACCCTTTGATGGAGGCCAATCTCGTATTATTTCGAtgcattgaaaattcaCAGTAATTTTGTCTCAAATCTGGAATTCCCGCAAATAAACCATGTCTAACATAAATGAATTGTCcattatcatcaaaagTTCTCGGTCTTCGAGATTTTCTTTGTCGTTCATAAAATATCCAAACATGAGTTTTCTTATTCTCGTAAGTTTGGGCAGAGTatccaattcttcttcgtcgccttttaccaatttctttattaatATGGGCCTGTAGATTTCCTCTTTGACCATATTTTGGCCCGGTTCGTATGTCCTGTTGCTGTGACCATTGATTGTCATTAAATTGATACTGTGGTATAGAAACCATCGGAACACCAGTATCTGCATGGACAATCGGATTCAGAAAGAAGGGGGACTTACTAAGTTCAGCAAGGAACCAAGGAAGAACAGACATCTTTCTTTGTTATAATGCATATAAGTTAACTTTCGTGCCAACTCCTCTTCTACCTTTTATTATATCAACAAGCtatgtttcttctttgttcaATGGGAGATAGTATTATTTTAGCCACAGTGtgtttttttatcaattgcTTATTACCTCAGTAATGGGGCTTTGTGACGTTTTTTCGAGAAAATTGACAAAGGATATACTTGTCGCAAAAAACGAATTAGCTATTAGTTGAAGCAAAGTTAGCTTacttttttattcttttcttcttcagtatCAGCATTCTGATATCATGAAGTCTTACATCTTTCCTGCACAATGCACAATGACCAAGTTTTCTATAAGTTCTTGAACTGTTGACCATTTGGAATAAACAGTCACAGCAGAACACGTGGCCACATGGAGTCATCATTGCAACTTCTGGAGGGTCGAAACAAATAGGACATCTGTAATCCCTGGCGGCTTTGTACATTATAGGGGTTTCTGAGGATTCTTTGTTACTCATGACTTCCTCATCAGGAATCTCTATTACTTGCTGTTCCGCAGCTTCTGCATCCAAATCAATGGGGCCTAtagtttcttcttgttcagAACTTGGTCCAATACTTTGTTCCACTTCATTGACATCAAGACTAATTGAATGTGTAGGGGCAATATCTGTTACGCTGCCCTCAGTGCTACTTCGTATTGTGTCAGCAACGTCAGCATTTATGGGACCTGAAGCTTCGGGTTGGAAAAATTCCTCTAGCTCGTCAAAGTTAATGGGAGTATGTCGTGGTTCGTTTccttcatcattattacaTTCGAGGGCATTGTTTGATCCAAAGTCATCATCTGAAACATCGGCAGTTCTTTCTCC includes these proteins:
- the TMN3 gene encoding Tmn3p (similar to Saccharomyces cerevisiae YER113C; ancestral locus Anc_7.411) is translated as MRLRPTTFIIFFLLIVTISTIIYGHIPIIQRHDANRLTPNIYRKGDDVELIVNKIESDLTKLPYGYYDLPFICPPTNQRKPLHMSLTEILRGDRKWQSDYSLTFGKDNDCAVLCARKTTPEGIQKAINLVKKDYIVQWSIDNDLPASTTFISTSENRKYYIPGFSLGFVDPDTETAYLNNHVMLVIRYHAIDDEHFTIVGLEVYPKSVSDYHCPGASRNYEQFELVANDDEEVTYIPFTYSVYWREEFDVEWKDRYSFFSNSGELSKEITDKFRWILLANSSGLALFISMIVSVIFLRISKKNKNENSAIESKKGSMDVIARKWLRNDRTIHFNFLIVLVSFGVHFAFTLLGSLAISCSLQKFDNIRNSVLTLVLLFFVLGGFMASFVGTCLIMQKNKTMYKGSLKRLHYSPLFAMCCGSLLPAVIMIITIFLNNIVWAHGSSRALPLKTILFLISIYFIVCIPLSLLGGSYASDICQKRTLRAFSSPAQQKLAVTNSNLARTIKSIFDDPFSGLLASIGGLFPFFIIYVELQHVYKFVWLEKASFYYLRWFLFANIIILCIVVVEIAIISAYIMMHSSRSSLENSWRWRSFQISSSCAWYMELYSLYYIFYVLNTTGFSSILLSVCSSALFNGLCGCALGSIGYLATCWFVGRVYKLGNFNRQ
- the BOI2 gene encoding Boi2p (similar to Saccharomyces cerevisiae BOI1 (YBL085W) and BOI2 (YER114C); ancestral locus Anc_7.413); amino-acid sequence: MSEKLTSMLSKLDTNLAPPTDRSGDSQLSSTSSDAPKIFPMYICINEYFKRMEDELDMRPGDKIQVLTDDEEYNDGWYFGRNLRTKEEGLYPVVFTQVISTERKPTLMRAKSSKRVYSPLGMEAGNLSSYSVDAPSSELPTPQPLETAASISFEGKNPLERIISVKNTMHDIDKALEEFKFESNESIGHKEGYTSDDAAHDTNLSSTTGLDVTANNRSDVTINSSSKMSAGDLNPVYVEDWSPEQVTTYFLNCGFDSHSASKFRLHKISGKILLELELSHLKELDVTSFGTRFEMFKEIESLKELAVSTTGIQNRSSVLMPPAHLNEPSYKQHARKKSQSMDDLPLQKPSETERIIRQRPTSLLINGKAARKFGDQQLESPLEKSEINYDMFASPRQAPKPPAYPSPVQPPKSPMFGGSERFSSAIKNLTPDSDSDSDDTSFKNLAPNRKSFNDKANNRDSILHSGHTNSAENASYHTANDSDNDAEQDRPTSSIYASSSIQESTDHYASNNLEVAEGKEPKRSSSMLSYFSKTNDKTSTDQKVTTTNSVSKKKKSSFITSPFRREFTENAVRSTPKTAKHDGTSTTPRHLKNKKKSDKQDNSKRRSVSAKDPQQVDLAKKILEEDKSKRSVSEAVKDKTLRAMTTRQPLRKQQTSAFMEGIRHISVKDAMKTADYSGWMSKKGGNPMSSWKTRFFTLHGTRLSYFANTTDTRERGLIDITAHRVVPAKEDDKLVSLYAASTGKGRYCFKLIPPQPGSRKGLTFTQPRVHYFAVDTKDEMRGWMATLIKTTIDIDTTVPVISSYTTPTVSLSRAKEMLVEAREENKKREEQRLLEAHDEDMFLWDEGQKKKKTATDREHSEDDHQSSTGQSSLVEGTSNVNTTLTTSSTTGSNGFSSPYLLASGILSPGVARHNSSRVGEKSKKLGKDDHLGPDLKYTGEKI
- the SPR6 gene encoding Spr6p (similar to Saccharomyces cerevisiae SPR6 (YER115C); ancestral locus Anc_7.415) encodes the protein MSVLPWFLAELSKSPFFLNPIVHADTGVPMVSIPQYQFNDNQWSQQQDIRTGPKYGQRGNLQAHINKEIGKRRRRRIGYSAQTYENKKTHVWIFYERQRKSRRPRTFDDNGQFIYVRHGLFAGIPDLRQNYCEFSMHRNNTRLASIKGCHCQTSTIFPTKFNRDYENLVSNVRSCALKMAEREMNYVTEHDK
- the SLX8 gene encoding SUMO-targeted ubiquitin ligase complex subunit SLX8 (similar to Saccharomyces cerevisiae SLX8 (YER116C); ancestral locus Anc_7.416); its protein translation is MTDTPPHVNSDTDSPIEVERHKRRRVDVSDSLHAQSRDPRVVPTTATPLVRDEDSNDEENYTITNVSSSIADGNNETSSENESDESIEVLGERTADVSDDDFGSNNALECNNDEGNEPRHTPINFDELEEFFQPEASGPINADVADTIRSSTEGSVTDIAPTHSISLDVNEVEQSIGPSSEQEETIGPIDLDAEAAEQQVIEIPDEEVMSNKESSETPIMYKAARDYRCPICFDPPEVAMMTPCGHVFCCDCLFQMVNSSRTYRKLGHCALCRKDVRLHDIRMLILKKKRIKK